Proteins found in one Triticum aestivum cultivar Chinese Spring chromosome 4D, IWGSC CS RefSeq v2.1, whole genome shotgun sequence genomic segment:
- the LOC542897 gene encoding E3 ubiquitin-protein ligase RHF2A produces MASGTDEKAKMESLTSPAAFVEGGVQDACDDACSICLEAFCESDPSTLTGCKHEFHLQCILEWCQRSSQCPMCWQPVSMKDPTSQELLEAVERERNIRTNQTRNTTIFHHPALGDFEVQHLPVVGNDAELEERILQHLAAAAAMGRSHQHGRREGQRNRSGSHGSPQFLVFSAHPNTPAGSVSSSSAQGEGADDLRILVPRVGDLPPHANPIEEAGNQSPGVLTYDAEQDAVVSSGNSTPVSSPRFFNRRHSSGQSTPVGNDRAGPSDVQSFSDSLKLRLNAVSSKYKESITKSTRGWKERLFSRNSSVSDLGSEVRREVNNGIASVSRMMERLETRGSGRPSYSPTTSTSEVCLTTEPSNERVNESNSNTTTSTSNTSTPCVTTSGSN; encoded by the exons ATGGCATCTGGAACTGATGAGAAAGCCAAGATGGAGAGTTTGACATCGCCTGCAGCCTTTGTAGAGGGTGGGGTCCAGGATGCATGTGATGATGCATGTAGCATTTGTCTTGAGGCTTTCTGTGAGAGTGATCCTTCCACA TTGACAGGTTGCAAACATGAGTTCCATCTCCAATGCATTCTTGAATG GTGTCAAAGAAGTTCTCAGTGCCCTATGTGCTGGCAGCCTGTCAGTATGAAGGATCCTACCAG TCAAGAGCTTCTTGAGGCAGTAGAGCGGGAGAGGAATATAAGAACCAATCAAACTCGAAATACGACTATATTTCATCATCCTGCTCTTGGTGATTTCGAAGTGCAGCAT TTACCTGTTGTTGGTAATGATGCTGAACTTGAAGAGCGTATACTGCAACACCTAGCTGCTGCTGCAGCAATGGGAAGGTCACACCAACATGGCAGAAGAGAGGGGCAGAGGAACCGATCTGGCTCTCATGGCAGCCCACAGTTCTTGGTTTTCTCTGCACATCCAAATACTCCTGCTGGCTCTGTTTCATCATCTTCCGCTCAAGGGGAAGGTGCTGACGACTTGAGGATTCTTGTTCCCAGAGTTGGTGACTTACCACCACATGCTAATCCCATTGAAGAAGCAGGCAACCAAAGTCCGGGGGTCCTTACCTATGATGCTGAACAAGATGCTGTTGTTTCATCTGGAAATAGTACCCCCGTATCCAGTCCTAGGTTTTTCAACAG GAGACATTCCTCTGGACAATCAACTCCAGTAGGTAATGACAGGGCTGGGCCATCAGATGTTCAGTCTTTCTCAGATTCTCTAAAGTTGCGCTTAAATGCTGTCTCCTCGAA GTACAAAGAATCTATTACAAAAAGTACTCGAGGGTGGAAGGAGAGGCTTTTTTCACGTAACTCATCTGTGTCTGATCTTGGTTCTGAAGTGAGACGCGAAGTTAATAATGGAATTGCATCTGTATCGAGGATGATGGAGCGTTTGGAAACTAGAGGAAGTGGTAGACCAAGCTATAGCCCAACAACATCTACTTCTGAAGTTTGTCTCACTACAGAACCAAGCAATGAGAGGGTTAACGAAAGTAACTCTAATACTACTACGAGTACTAGCAACACTTCTACCCCTTGTGTGACCACGTCTGGTTCAAATTAG
- the LOC123099868 gene encoding uncharacterized protein isoform X2, with the protein MQTNDGAKRDELHYSNKHILESAHSAFVLVALEENYSKEVGGLIKSNMWSLKRPYESQPQSFIEVRGGAMRIAPSRSRAVASSCQLRRSVFLPKTGNATGAAATSLNLFMLAPDKLSSMLNPADKDSDQDSLLEVAAVAELDEVMASSSFFRLMLLCPQNLGAARCVAATPYTS; encoded by the exons ATGCAGACAAATGATGGTGCTAAAAG GGATGAGCTTCATTACTCGAACAAGCATATCTTGGAGAGCGCACATTCAGCTTTTGTTTTGGTAGCTTTAGAG GAAAATTACAGTAAGGAAGTTGGAGGCCTTATCAAGTCCAACATGTGGTCTCTGAAAAGACCTTATGAAAGCCAGCCACAAAGCTTCATAG AAGTGAGAGGAGGAGCCATGAGAATAGCTCCTTCGAGATCCAGGGCTGTGGCTTCTTCTTGTCAGTTGAGAAGAAGCGTATTTTTGCCGAAAActggcaatgccaccggagcagcagcaacatcaCTCAACCTGTTCATGTTAGCCCCAGATAAATTATCATCCATGCTGAACCCCGCGGACAAGGATTCTGACCAAGACTCGCTGCTGGAG GTTGCCGCCGTCGCGGAGCTGGATGAGGTCATGGCGTCTTCAAGCTTTTTTAGGCTGATGCTCCTCTGTCCACAGAATCTCGGAGCAGCAAGGTGTGTTGCTGCTACTCCCTACACCTCTTGA
- the LOC123099868 gene encoding uncharacterized protein isoform X1 — protein MQTNDGAKRDELHYSNKHILESAHSAFVLVALEENYSKEVGGLIKSNMWSLKRPYESQPQSFIDAEVRGGAMRIAPSRSRAVASSCQLRRSVFLPKTGNATGAAATSLNLFMLAPDKLSSMLNPADKDSDQDSLLEVAAVAELDEVMASSSFFRLMLLCPQNLGAARCVAATPYTS, from the exons ATGCAGACAAATGATGGTGCTAAAAG GGATGAGCTTCATTACTCGAACAAGCATATCTTGGAGAGCGCACATTCAGCTTTTGTTTTGGTAGCTTTAGAG GAAAATTACAGTAAGGAAGTTGGAGGCCTTATCAAGTCCAACATGTGGTCTCTGAAAAGACCTTATGAAAGCCAGCCACAAAGCTTCATAG ATGCAGAAGTGAGAGGAGGAGCCATGAGAATAGCTCCTTCGAGATCCAGGGCTGTGGCTTCTTCTTGTCAGTTGAGAAGAAGCGTATTTTTGCCGAAAActggcaatgccaccggagcagcagcaacatcaCTCAACCTGTTCATGTTAGCCCCAGATAAATTATCATCCATGCTGAACCCCGCGGACAAGGATTCTGACCAAGACTCGCTGCTGGAG GTTGCCGCCGTCGCGGAGCTGGATGAGGTCATGGCGTCTTCAAGCTTTTTTAGGCTGATGCTCCTCTGTCCACAGAATCTCGGAGCAGCAAGGTGTGTTGCTGCTACTCCCTACACCTCTTGA